The genomic segment ATCCATGTGCTCAAGAGGACGGACTGAGCGCTGAACCTGGCCTCAGCTCCTACAACCCTCCAGCCAACATGGCCAGCCAGATCTCTCTGGGGAGGTGGGGACTAGCAGTCCCATAcccggcccagccccagccctgcagatcctggggtgctgggaggggCAAGACTGCTGTTGTGGGTGCAGGATTTGGGTTTGGGCAAATGGAAGTAGTAGCAATATAGTCTGTGCCTTTTTCAGTTCTGCATGTTTTGTGTTTATATGGGAAGGATCAAGCTCCCGCCACCgtcccctccctggccctcccctgGGGCTTTGTCCTTCCACAAACTAGCTCTTTTCACACTCCAATCTTTCAGATCACAACCAGCAGGGGGCAGCATCCACTTTATTTTCAGCCAAGACTGAGGCTCCCTCTGGCCAAGCTCCTCCTCCCAGCAGAGGGTCTTTAGTCTTGGGGCTGGAGCTGGCCTGGAAGGACAGCTAGGCAGGGGATGATGCCCTCTGAGTCCCCATGGGGCTGCTTGGCATGTAGGGGATCTCCTGGAGATAGGCAGCCTTTGGGTGCAGCCACAGCTTGCTGAGGAGCCCTTTGCTCTCTCAGGTCTCTGTGGGGACACCTAAGTACCTTCAGCCCTTGCGGGCAGGGTCCCAGATGGTAGGAGGCTCCTAGCAGGCGGCAAACTTGCGCTGGATGCGCTTGTAGCGGAGCAGTTCCTGCTCACTGACTGAGGGCTGCAGCCGGGCAGCGGCCTGCAGTAGGTCGTCCATGGTGAGTAGCAGTGTTGAGCTCCCGGGCTCCAGCCctggtggggggaagggtgaCAAGGGAGCAACAAAGGCTGTGGCCTGTGTCCGAGGAGGGGAGAGCCCTGGAGTGGGCATCATCTTCTTGCCCAGAGGCCCCCAAATTGGCCTATGGGGCTGGCAGGTAGCTCACCTTCCTCCAGGTCCCGAACCCTGCGTTTGAGGGCAGTTGTCATGGCATCGGAGCAGAGAGAATAGAGGTCTGCGCCTGTCAGCTGGGGAGGACAGCGATCCAGCACATTCACCAAGCTCACAGAGGGCTCTAGCTTGAACCTGTTATGCAGATAGAGGTTTTACCTGGCAtcctcttttttttagatttatttattcatgagagacacagagagaggcagagacacaggcagagggagaagctggctccctgcagggagcccaatgcggactcgatcccaagaccccaggatcatgccctgagccaaaggcagatgctcaactgctgagccacccaggcgtcccttaccTGGCATCCTCTGTCAGAAGGCATCCCTGACCGGCTTATTCTGCACATTGCATTTATCCCCTAAACATCCCAAGGCCCAAGCCCTGTGAGAGTCTCCCCCTAGCAGGGCGTACTTGCGTGTAATGGCGCTCAGGACACGTAGCTGGGAGGCGCGGTCCTCACTCACCCCCACAAATACCAGCTTGTCAAATCTTTAGGGAAATAGGTGTAAATGTCAGGGAGCCCAGCATGAAGATGGAGGAGGCAAAGGTGGGGGTCAAGGGACAGGCCTAGATGGTCCTGGTAGAGATGAGAATAGGGTACACACCTGCCAGGCCGCAGAAGGGCAGGGTCCAGGAGGTCGGGTCTGTTGGTGGCTCCAATCACAAACACATCTTGAGTGCTGTGAAGCCCATCCAGCTCAGCCAGGAGCTGAGACACCACCCTGCAAATGAGGACATGTAGGCCAGAGTCCTTGGCCCTTCCTCAGCCTCTGCCCTGCTTGTGGCACCCTTCCTTGCAAGCTTTCTCCACAGGGCCACATGCTTGGTTGTGTCCTCTATAGTCCTCCACGCAGGCCCCCCGTTCTCCTCAGAGTCCCTGACTCAAGTCCACAGCCCCCATTCTCTTCTGTTATACTATTTCAGAACTGGAATGGCAGCAACTCTGGGCTCTGAGGACTGCTGCAACCTGTGTCAAATCCCTCCATGCTGGACCCAACTCCAGTCTGGCTCAGACCCCCACCTGTCCATCACACCTCCAGAGTCTCCATTTCGCCCCCGGCTTGGGGCCAGCGAGTCCAGTTCATCAAAGAAGATAATGCACGGAGCCGCGGCTCTGGCTCTGGCAAACACTGAGGAGAGAAAGGGACCCACAAGAGGGGGAAGCTCAAGGGTGGGTCTGAAGTCAGGTGATGGAGGAGGGAAAGCCAGGTGTGACAATTCATCACTCCAGGTACTAGGCCACCCTGGGAAGGTGCTTTGTAGAAAGCACCACGAGACTTTGGAAAGGCCCGGAGTTGCTGGAGGATAGAGGCAGCACAAGGGCCAGCAGGGTTTAGGAAGGGCTAGAAGCCTGGCCTTTCCTCACTCACCTTCTCGCACATTCTCCTCACTTTGGCCTACATACATGTTGATGAGCTCAGGCCCCTTCACACTGAGGGAGAGGATGGGATTCATCGGATGCATGAACACACAACTGACTTCTCAGTCAGCCCTTTCCCCAGCCTGAGGCCGCTCCCGGtctgcccaccaccccttccacacCCCCTCGCCACCTGAGGAAGGTAAGGCTGCATTCGGTGGCTACTGCCTTGGCCAGGAGGGTCTTGCCCGTGCCAGGGGGACCATGGAGCAGAAGACCCGAGCGCCTGAGGCCCAGGCTCAGCAGCTCGGGGTGCTCTAGAGGGAGCTGAATGGTTTCCAGAATCTCCTTCTTCACTTCTTGCAGCCCGCCCACATCATGCCAGGACACTGAGGGGATCTAGGAGATGGAAAGTGTGTGGTTGGGACATGGTGGTGGATAGAGCTCCTGTCCTACCTCCGAGGACCTGGAGTCTCTACCTTGGGGGCTCCAATGGCCTGGGAGTGAGCTGTCTGCAACTGCTCCAGTGCCTGCCCAAAATCCTCAGCCAGGAGGGGAAAGCCAGCGGCACATAGCTCCCCCTCATCCTCCTCACTCAAGCCACCTGCCAAACTGTAAAGAGAAACCCAGGAAGACCTCTGGAGGAGCTGACCTAAAAGCATCCTCTCCATCAGGGTCCTGGTTCCTCCCTACCCcacaccaccccctgcccttGACCAGCTCCCACCCAACTGTATTTCCTcttgccttcttttccctcccatGCCCAGGTTCCTTACCCTGAGTTCTTGATCCTGGTGCAGGCTACCCGGGTGCTGTGGGTCAAAAGGGCATAGAGATCCCCTACCACGAAGCCCTGGGGAACCGCGGGAAAGGGTATGTGAGCAGAGCTCAGTAGCCAGGAGTCCCAGGGAGGCCAGTCCCCCAGCTGTAGTAGAGGCCCAGTGTTGGTGCCTTGTGGTCTTCTACCCATACCAGCGGGACAGAGAAGGTGGGGAGGCCCGTCCCCTGCCCAGGGACTCACCGCACACCTCCGTGCCAGCTGCGTCAGGTTCACCTCTTGGCcaagggggaggtgggcagtgagAGCCTGAAGGACACTGAGCCGCTGCCCCTCTGACAACACAGGCACCTCCAGCTCGTGAGGGAACGCTGTCTGCACATCAGCAGGCAGGTCCTGGGCCTGGCTGGTGGTGGCCACGACCATCAGGGGCGGGCAGCTGCAGACACAGGGAGGGTGCTAAGGGCAAGAATGCGGCTGGCAGCCCTGAGCACTGTCTTGTCATGAGGCTGGTGCAGTCGGGGCacggaggtgggtgggtgggtgctgggataggaaagggaggtgagcacCTCAAAGCTTCATGGGACCTGTGCTTCCCCCCCTCATAGATGGAACTCACTGATGGTAGAGGCTGTGTTTTGTTCTTTGATATACTGCTCCACACGAAATACTAGGGACTGCATCCCCCTCCCTCTGGATACCCTAAGTTCCTCAGCTCAGGACTCATATATGGGTGGGATGTCTGAGAAGCTGTTGAGGGAGAGAGGACAAAAGGCTGGAGGGGGTGAGGGCTGGGCCCTGCCTTTTTCCAGACCCAGCTCTGCATCATACCTGGTGAGGGGGTCCTcatcctggaggaggtgacacagCGTGGCCACCACACGGGCGTCCTCACCTAGCCCATCACGGTTCCGGCCCAGAAGGTCCACGGCTGTCAGCAACAGAACCACAGGCCGGCAGCGCCGAGCCCGGGAGAAGGTGGCCTGCAGTTTTTTCTCCACAGCCCCGCTACTGTCTGCACAGAGGCtagagcagggcacctggggagGAGGCCCCAGTGGTCTCAGGCACATGTGACTGAGGCGGGAATGGCGGGGAGAGGAGCCAGAAGAAGATGCAGGCCATATTTTTTTAGAGGGTAGAGATAGGGGAGAAATTAACCCTGTTCAAATCCTACCTCTTTTCCCTAACCTGGACTATCCATCCAAATCTTTAAACCCCTTCCTTTTTGAAAGTATCTTTTGGTAGCTGAGAATTCTGGAAATATGCCTGACCTACTGGCCCACCTGCCTGAGGTAGCAGGGCCAGGCTAGTAGccagagggggagaggaggagagaatctggGCTGGGAAGTGTAGCTGGGGTTCAACTCTCCAGGTACCCTCACCTTCAGTAGGTGGAGGCCGAGGCGGCTGCAGGCTGCAGTGACAGCTGTGGTCTTCCCACTGCCAGGGGGACCCCGCAGAAGGACGCTACTGGTTCCTGTCAGCAGGGCACCTCTGTAACCAGAGAATGAACACTTGTCTCCTCCATTCTGCTCAAACTTACGAGCCCCCCATAACATAGGGACCCTGGATCTAGAAAGCAGacactttctctctccttgtgGCATCCCCTCCTTCAGGGATGTTTCCACATGGAGAAGCCGAATTTCTCATGCCACCTGCAGTGTCCTGGCAGGGCATATCCAGTAGCCAGGACAATTGCCTTTTGTCAATGCTGCCTTCAATGTCATCAAAGCCTTGACTGTTATGTCTATGCATTGTATTGAGAGGAATTAGGGAAAGGTCTGTGTCTACACTTAGGCCAGTGGTATGAGGAGCTGTATCTTTGGGGGCCAGGGTGGTGAAGGCCAGAATGGCTAGTGGGCTTCCCCAAGGGGAAGGGCAGTCTCAGAGACAGCTGTCCCTGGTGGAGATTGTTCCAACACAGCCACCTTGGAGGATGGAGGTTATCCCAGAAAGGAGCCCAGGAGTCTGCTTACAGAAAGGGCATGGGCTACTGGCCTGGGCATACTCGTTTGAGGGAGGTCCCCTCAACCCTACACTGGCCAGCACATTAGGAACCACTTGTCTAGCCCACTGCCCCTCCAGAGATGTCCCGAGCAGGCTTTTCTCACACCCAGAGGCTGCAGCCTCACTCACCCTGGCTGGAGGCGAGGCTTCAGAGCAGCACAGAGCTCAGTCACCAAGGTCTCCAGGCCTGGAGGAGACAAGCTGTTCCAGGGAGTAGATTCTCCTGAAGTGAGCCTGGGAACAAGGCTCAGGGTAGAACCCACCTGTGAAAGGTGGGAGGAAGCTTTAGTGTCTGGAAGCTGTTTCTGTTCCCTTTGCCAGCTCTACTCCCATCCCCCGGGCCTCACCAAGTACAAGGAGGTATGGGTGATGTCCGCCAGGTAGGCACTGGTGGGCCCATCTGGAGCTTCCCCAATGgttttcttcactttaaaaaacatCTCCCACCACCTGCAGGAAAGAAGCCCAATGAACCCAGGATCCAGAGCCCACATATACCCCTCCCTAAGGACAAGGTTGTTGTCTCATAGAGGTCTGCTGCAGAGGCAAACTCAAGAAAAGCATGAATAATTGCCCCCAGACATGGCAGGTGGTAAGGAAGGGGCGAGGAatagggggcgggggggagaaaAGCAAGtgatctttcttctcttgctggcTGGCTCATTCACATTTTGAAGGCAGAAGGGATAACTGCCCTTCACATCCCTCATGACAACTATCAGAGAGCCTTGGGGATGTATTTAATGGCCACCCATTCCAGTGAGAAGCCACagctgaaggggcacctgggtggctcagctaatagcatctgcctttggcttgggtcatgattccaggatcctggggtcaagtcccgcatcaggttccctgcagggagcctgcttctccctctgcctatgtctctgcttctatctctcatgaataaataaaatcttaaaaaaaaaaaaaaaaaaaaaaagccttccaaAACCTCAGCTGAAGTATCCCTTGTCTCTTACCCAATAATTCCACTAAAATCTAATTGCAGATCCCTTATTAAAGACATctaatggggacgcctgggtggctcagtggttgagcatctgcctttggttcagggagtgatccctggtttggggatcgagtcccacattggactccctgagaggagcccgcttctccctctaggtctctgcctctctgtgtctctcatgaataaataattttttaaaagacatctaATGATTAATTCTTTTTGGCTGCACAGAATTATCTGTGAAACTTGAAAATCATCtcccacatattgtatgatttcattcagcAGCTTGGTAACTGCTGGGGgccaagggaaggaaggaataggGAGGGACTGTTAATGGGTACAggttttggggtgatgaaaatgttctgcaaCTAGATAGTGGTGTTGGTTGCATAACCTTGTGAATACAGTAAAAGCCacagaattgtacactttaaacgtGAATTatatgtcagtttttaaaaaagtaatctctatgtccaatgtgggacttgaagtcatgaccccaagatcaagagttgcatgttctactgactgacccagccaggcacccaactcaatttttttttttaatttttatttatttatgatagtcacagagagagagagagagagagaggcagagacataggcagagggagaagcaggctctatgcaccaggagcccgatgtgggattcgatcccgggtctccaggatcgcaccctgggccaaaggcaggcaccaaaccactgcgccacccagggatccccaactcaattttttaaattaagactaCATGGGCCCCAGCCTCACCTTGACTCTGCTCCAATAGGTCTGGTGTATTTTTTGAAAGCTCCCTTGGCCATAACCAGGGTTGTGCAGTCCCAGGCTAGTGTTAGAGTGAGTTGGGGCTACTCAACCTGCTCCTCTGCAGAGTAGTTACTAGCCCAATCTTCCTGATAAAGAAATGATGAACTACTCCCCTTGTTTAATTCTCTGGTGGAAAGGCAAGGACTTGGCTCAGACTGTAACTTGGGCCTCTCTAAGTTCTAGTTGGTGCAAATCCCTTTGTTCACATTGTTTCAGTAATAAAGCTGCTTCCTCTGGCAGCAAAGTGGGACGTGTGGGAATACCTCTGGGTGGAGGGGAGAAGCATACCAGATTGGTATTCGGAACTCTTGCAATTATTAGGGTAGGCAGTTATCGTGATAAAAATTGGAACGTAAGGAAGCCTGTGTCTTACTGTTATTCAGTATAAATGAACAGTGAGTAGGTCTAGAACCTGGAATCTCAATCCTGAGTCACAGTGCACATGATAAGCAGTGGAATCCAAGGGGGAACAGCACTATGGGGGGTTAAGGGGAACTCCTCCCTTCCACGGACAGCAGTAGGACCATCTCAGTGAGTACAAGGATCAGACCTCTGGATATTGCTGGGAAACGCTGGGTTGTGTTCTCAAGAGCCAGATGGGAGACAGTGGAGCTGGATCCTGGTGGCTTGCTCCGGGGAAGTGAAACTGTGGAAGAGCCTGAAGAGGCTACATCACCAACTCTGGAATTCCGTTCCAGGGATCACAGGAGCCTCCTAGCAAAGCTTCCCTTACCAGGTCTGCAGGAGGAGGGCTAAAGCACTTGTCTGTCTGTCCTTGGACCCACCTGCCCACCCTAACCCTGCTTTCCAGGATCTGCTCAGGAGACAGAAGTGTGTGCTCAGCatccaggggagggagggaggtctcTACTGGGCCGGAACAGCAGAGATTCAGGAATAGAACAGGCTTGCTGGTCTGTCTCAGAAGGGCCCCAGtgcctgcttttcttttaaagtacaAAGGGTGGAAAGCTAGCCTGTAGATACTGACTATATTTAAGATGCAACAGAAGTGGGAAGTGGCTAATACATGCCAGCCTGGCCTCAGTTGTAGATTTAATTTGGGAAAGCTCAAAGAGGTGCCATAAACATTAAATGGGGTGTGGGTACCACAGCTCTGAACGTTGACCAAGGATGAATCAGGCACTCTAGACAATACATGTCTTGGCAAAGGACCCAGGCTGGCTAGGCCAGAGACCTTGGGCATGCCAACTCTTTATTTCCAGCTGGTCCCCCCACCTCACTGAAATCCCCTGAATGTTGGATTAGCAGGTCTATCAGCTGTGCTCTCCTAGTACATTGCTATAGGAAATCAATCTTGGGGTATCAGGCTACATAGTCTCCCACTTCACATAAAGCCAGAGCAGTCTCTGAATTATTTGCCTCACTCTTTTACATGCAACCTCTGTGACCAGGGGCTACAGGGAGGAGAAAGGTTAGACCCTTTGTTTGGGTGCTTGGTTCAGTAATGCTAAGTTTCTCACTCTTtattcaggaaaaggaaaaagagaaggccTCTCAATGACGGCAGGAATCTGTCTCTCCGCCGTTTTGGGAGATAGGATTGAAAAGCTGCATGTATACACACCATTAATTAGGGCAGAAATCAAAGCCTGGGTCTCCTTATGTTGAGTATATGGGAGGTGTGGCCTGAAACCTGGCCCCAAAAACACTGAGGTTGAGAATGAAGCAAGGAATCTCATGTTAGTCTAGGCCCTTAAACTTCACAATGCTTTCCTTTACCTATGACCACCCAATAATTTGAGGATAAACACATCCCAAGGGCAGCAGGCAGTGgttcctaatctttttttaatcctgCACTTATTTGAGAATCTGAAGAAAGCATGTAccttttttctggaaaaatgtaCAGAacaatacatttttcttatatacAAAATTATTCCATACAACTCATGGGGAGGGGATCACAGAACTCTTACACCCAGATTAGGACTCCCAGCTGGGATAAGATAGGAGGCAGCTGCATACCTGGGCAGTTTTTCTGGGCTTCCTTCCAGGATCTCTACTTGCCCAACTGTTGGTACACACAGAACATCCCCTTCCTGGACTGCCCTGCAACACAGCAGTGGCCTTGGTCAGCTCACAATGAGAGTTAAAGCATGGGCCTGGCATATCCCCGCATATCCACTCCCAACCTACAGACTATAAGGGCCTACCCCCTCTCCCACTCAGAGATCCCATGCAGTTATCCAGAGAACAAATCTGACCTAGAATGAGCTGGGGGGAACAGCACAGAGGCTAGAAAGGGGGATCACAGAGCAGTGAGGGGTAGAGCATGATCCTGGCTCTTTGGGTGCCCTCTCAAATCAGAGAGGTTTCTCAGTTTAGAATGTCCAGATTCACCTCATGGTACCAATTTCTCTTCTATTGACCGCGTGCCACACCAAGAGGCATCTAGCCACAATATTGCCTACAGTGTGGCTCTGTAAAGTCAGAGTCTGTGGGAACTTGTCTAAGGCataggagaggaggagagaatgggtGAGATGCTATACTCCTGAAAGGGGTAAGCAGCTAACCTGGGTGTCTGAAAGTGCCGGTAAAGAACATGGTCGTAATTTCCATTAGTGCTGTAGTGGGGAGAGGATACAATTTCGATGTGTAACTCTTTGGCAAACAGAGGCCCAGACAGCACTGAGCAGCTTCCTTTGTCTTCAGGGGCGCCGGAGCCTTCTGAATACCTCTATTAGAGAAATAACCACCACCTTATAACCTTCCAAGGAGTCAGGCTCTGCCCCATCTTAACTTTAGCAGCCAATTTTTCTATTTGCACTCTCTATCCACAAGAACTGTGGGAGGGGAGGCCTAAGGTAGCCAAACTGAATACCTGGATCTTCCCTAGAAACAGAAACCTCTCCTTGTCATGGGCACCAGGAAGAGATTTCTGACTCTAGCTCCAAAGAATTCCCCAGTAAAAATAACCTTTCTGTGATACCTTTAGGTCGGCCCCCAAGCCAGGAAAGTGGTAAAGACATTTAATTCCCATAAGTCCTTTTGAGTCACACCAGGCAGTAACTGGGATTGCTATTAATTGGACATTAGTGGGGACACTGAATTCAGGTTGTGGGAAAAGGCTATGATCTCACTGAAGCTCAAAGGGTCGGTTCAGCCAAATGAGCTCCAGTCTGAGGACTTCAGTTTTTCCTCCATTCAAAAGGAAATCCACACCTGACTCCCAGTTATGCATATCTTATATCCCTCTTGACATCTGATAGCATGAATTGGCTATGCCAGCATTATTTAATAGAACTTTTTACAGTGATAGAAATGTCACCTCCATGTGCTACTGAGCATGTGACATGtaactaaaacaataaaaaaaacctgagttttaaattttatttagttttaattaatttaaaaagccacaatGTGGCTAGTGGCTTCCATGTTGGACAGTACAGAGCTAAACCATACATCTAAGTGCCCAATTAAACAGACTATATTTGTCCCCCCAAATACAACAATCTTTTTGAGGTAATCTCCTTAAAGGCAGAAACCAAAAACTTCTCTTGggtatatttaataaaatattaaaatcaaacacCAGGCACTAAAGATAGTAAAGAGCCCTTCCCTTCAAGGGATTTACAATACATAACTGAGGATTAGACAGTACATAATCATAactgaacagaaaataaatgccCCGAGGAAAGGTACAAAACGCTACAGGAGGGAGAAGTCAAGTTAAATGCGTGGTATGATTATGTAAGGCTTTAAGAAGGCAGCATCTTTAGATGGGCTTTGAAGGAAAGAATGGTAAAACTTTAACAGATTAGGCTAGAAGAGCAGGAAGGAATGTGAAGTCAAGGATAAATAAGCATGAGTAAAAGAAATGAGGTATCATCCTCCATATTACTCAGTACAATTCTGGATACGCTGTAGCAATTCAACAAACAATTGATTAAGTAGATTACTGTATACAACCAGTGATTAATAATGATTCTCTCCTTTCACCTCAATAGATGGAAGGAAGCCTTTCCCATGCCCCACTACACCATGGAGGATTACATTTTGATTGtagagaatagataaataagactAAGAGACATTAAGATCTAGCAAGGGACTTATATTCTACAGCTCTCCTCTTCAAATTCAGTCGAGATAGGGAGAGGGAATAAGGAGTGGAAGCATTCCTGACCTTAGTCCTGTATCCTACCTGAATTTTGAGCTCTCCTACTTCCAAGGGATCACAGCCGAGATTAAAAGCAAGAGTGGCAGGCACGAGGGCCAGTCCGTCAACGAGGGGCTCTCCTGGCTGCCCAGAGCCGGGTCCCAGCTTTTCAGAGAGGTCCCAGCGAGGCTCTAGGACCTGCACCCTGGCCAAGTGTGGCTGGGAAGTGTTTGACGACTCTCCGGCCCGGGTCACCCACACCCATTCGCCCTGGAAGAGGCCCAGGCTACGGAGACAGCTCCGGCTTACCCCCAGCGAATCTCCAGTCCCTCCCAGAACTCCCCGGAGTCGCCGGACCGTGCAGTTAACCGCGAAGGAGGACACCACGGGCGGCGGTGGAGGCCGGCTGCAGTCCCCGGCCTCCGGACCCAGTTTGGCCCGCCCACGGAGCTCAGTCACAGCTAGCCGCGTCCCTGGGCCCAGCAGCCCTTGCAACGCCGGCCGTGTCTCCAGCACCCGCGGCCCGGGCACAGGCAGGGCCTCTCCGCGCCGCACCAGCAGCGGCCCGACTCGCGGTCCGAGCCCGGGCCCCGGAGAGGTGCCCAGCAGCGCCCAGCCCAGCGCCGGCGGCCGCCGCACGGGCCGCGCCCGCACCCAcgccccagagcccagagccagaAGCCGAAGCAGCGCGCGGCTAACCAGCAGCTGCGGGGGCccgggaccctgctcttccgtcTCCGCGTCCGGCCCCTCCAGGGCCGCCACTAGCAGGGCCGGCCCCGCGGGGCTCTCCCCTGCGGGCCGCAGGGCCAGCACCAGGCCCAGCCCCGCCGCAGGCCACGGGCCCCCGGGGGGCAGCAGCACAGCCAGCGGGGGTGCCTCGGTCGGGAAGGGCTCCAGGACTCGCAAAACCGCCAGCGCCATGGCGACAGGAGACCGCCGCGGAAGGCGCAGGAAAGCCGCTTCCGGGGCCAGGCACCGCACGCCGCTTCCGCTCCCGCTTCCGCTTCCGCTTCCGCcggggggaggggcgaggggtGGGCGGGGCGCCGGGCGCGGGGAGCGAGCTCCCGGAGGGTGGGCGGCGTCTGGGTGCCGGGGGTTGGCGCCTCGGTGGCAGTGACTCGCTCGCTGCCGTTGCGTAGTCCTTTTGAGACAGTGTTCGCAGGCCTCTGCTCTCTGCGCCTGCTAGGGGAGTGAGGTCCTCTCAACTCCCGCCATGCGCTTAAACAGTTAATTGAATCATCATCGAACCTTCAGCGTGCCCGAGACCGGCTTGTCCCGGAGCTGAGAGCGCTGGGTGGAGCGTGTCGGAAGGAGTGCAGTCCTCTGTGGAAGCCCTGCAGCATCCACGGTGGAACTGTAGGCACCGAGGTTCGGGAGTTGTGGGGAAGGCTGCAGGAGGGACTGGTGGGATAAAACCGTCTCAGACGTGCTTATGGATATACAGTGGCTGCCGCCCGGATTACCGCAGGTGATTCGGTAGCCCTGGAGTGCTCGGTGCTGCCACACCTGTTCCAGCACATCCTACACAAAATACACGGTCCAGTGTTCTTGTCCTGTTTGTTGCCCTGTTCGTTCTACTCCCACCAAACTTGAAGTGAAGACAAAGCAGCTCCAAAACCAGTTGCTCTCCCCAGCCCAGGAATCGTTGCAGACCGGAAACCCACGTCTTCTCTGCCCTGTAGGGTGGGgtggatctgtgtgtgtgtgtggggggggcagtAAAGCAGGCAGAAGAGAGGGGTTCAAGGCTTCAGTCTTGAGCAGGAATCAACAGCTCCCTTCCCAACTTCGCTGTTAGATTCCATCCTTGTCTCCACCTCCACTGCTCTGTACCAGACAGTTGGACACTGGCAGGCCACACTTCCAgttactaacaacaacaacaacaacaacaaaaacaaaatattcgCACTTAGAATCAATGGATTGGTTGGTGGTAAGCTACTCTTTCTGAACTTTGCAGTCTCCTCTAACCACTGCCCAACTGCCcaactttctcttttccttcacagCTGAACAACTTGAGGCAGTCTTCTACTTTGTACATTATAAATTCTCAAAAACTTCCTGAAAACCTGAGTGTTGAATATTGGATTTACATGttataagacattttttttttaaatattttatttattcatgagagacacagagaaagaggcagagacacaggcagagggagaagcagtctccccacaagggagcctgatgtgggactcgatcctggatcctgggatcatactctgagccgaaggcagccgctcaattgctgagccacccaggcatcccaagatagTTCTTTTCCTAGCGAGATAAGAaagcatttttatac from the Canis lupus dingo isolate Sandy chromosome 12, ASM325472v2, whole genome shotgun sequence genome contains:
- the PEX6 gene encoding peroxisome biogenesis factor 6 isoform X1: MALAVLRVLEPFPTEAPPLAVLLPPGGPWPAAGLGLVLALRPAGESPAGPALLVAALEGPDAETEEQGPGPPQLLVSRALLRLLALGSGAWVRARPVRRPPALGWALLGTSPGPGLGPRVGPLLVRRGEALPVPGPRVLETRPALQGLLGPGTRLAVTELRGRAKLGPEAGDCSRPPPPPVVSSFAVNCTVRRLRGVLGGTGDSLGVSRSCLRSLGLFQGEWVWVTRAGESSNTSQPHLARVQVLEPRWDLSEKLGPGSGQPGEPLVDGLALVPATLAFNLGCDPLEVGELKIQRYSEGSGAPEDKGSCSVLSGPLFAKELHIEIVSSPHYSTNGNYDHVLYRHFQTPRAVQEGDVLCVPTVGQVEILEGSPEKLPRWWEMFFKVKKTIGEAPDGPTSAYLADITHTSLYLVGSTLSLVPRLTSGESTPWNSLSPPGLETLVTELCAALKPRLQPGGALLTGTSSVLLRGPPGSGKTTAVTAACSRLGLHLLKVPCSSLCADSSGAVEKKLQATFSRARRCRPVVLLLTAVDLLGRNRDGLGEDARVVATLCHLLQDEDPLTSCPPLMVVATTSQAQDLPADVQTAFPHELEVPVLSEGQRLSVLQALTAHLPLGQEVNLTQLARRCAGFVVGDLYALLTHSTRVACTRIKNSGLAGGLSEEDEGELCAAGFPLLAEDFGQALEQLQTAHSQAIGAPKIPSVSWHDVGGLQEVKKEILETIQLPLEHPELLSLGLRRSGLLLHGPPGTGKTLLAKAVATECSLTFLSVKGPELINMYVGQSEENVREVFARARAAAPCIIFFDELDSLAPSRGRNGDSGGVMDRVVSQLLAELDGLHSTQDVFVIGATNRPDLLDPALLRPGRFDKLVFVGVSEDRASQLRVLSAITRKFKLEPSVSLVNVLDRCPPQLTGADLYSLCSDAMTTALKRRVRDLEEGLEPGSSTLLLTMDDLLQAAARLQPSVSEQELLRYKRIQRKFAAC
- the PEX6 gene encoding peroxisome biogenesis factor 6 isoform X2 is translated as MALAVLRVLEPFPTEAPPLAVLLPPGGPWPAAGLGLVLALRPAGESPAGPALLVAALEGPDAETEEQGPGPPQLLVSRALLRLLALGSGAWVRARPVRRPPALGWALLGTSPGPGLGPRVGPLLVRRGEALPVPGPRVLETRPALQGLLGPGTRLAVTELRGRAKLGPEAGDCSRPPPPPVVSSFAVNCTVRRLRGVLGGTGDSLGRYSEGSGAPEDKGSCSVLSGPLFAKELHIEIVSSPHYSTNGNYDHVLYRHFQTPRAVQEGDVLCVPTVGQVEILEGSPEKLPRWWEMFFKVKKTIGEAPDGPTSAYLADITHTSLYLVGSTLSLVPRLTSGESTPWNSLSPPGLETLVTELCAALKPRLQPGGALLTGTSSVLLRGPPGSGKTTAVTAACSRLGLHLLKVPCSSLCADSSGAVEKKLQATFSRARRCRPVVLLLTAVDLLGRNRDGLGEDARVVATLCHLLQDEDPLTSCPPLMVVATTSQAQDLPADVQTAFPHELEVPVLSEGQRLSVLQALTAHLPLGQEVNLTQLARRCAGFVVGDLYALLTHSTRVACTRIKNSGLAGGLSEEDEGELCAAGFPLLAEDFGQALEQLQTAHSQAIGAPKIPSVSWHDVGGLQEVKKEILETIQLPLEHPELLSLGLRRSGLLLHGPPGTGKTLLAKAVATECSLTFLSVKGPELINMYVGQSEENVREVFARARAAAPCIIFFDELDSLAPSRGRNGDSGGVMDRVVSQLLAELDGLHSTQDVFVIGATNRPDLLDPALLRPGRFDKLVFVGVSEDRASQLRVLSAITRKFKLEPSVSLVNVLDRCPPQLTGADLYSLCSDAMTTALKRRVRDLEEGLEPGSSTLLLTMDDLLQAAARLQPSVSEQELLRYKRIQRKFAAC